In Caldicellulosiruptor obsidiansis OB47, a single window of DNA contains:
- a CDS encoding FAD-dependent oxidoreductase, translating to MKYIVIGAVAGGMTAAMKIRRNDDKAEIIVYDKDTDISYSGCSLTYYISGVIDNRKNIVPRDSQYFKKFNVDVKTAHEVLKVDTQNKKVIVKDLTTGNTFEDGFDKLIIATGAHPVVPKIDGIELEGIFVLRNVKDADRIKEFINTYFPKKALIVGGGYIGLEMAEALKVLGIDVVIIEKQENILPNLDSDMARLVENYLKEKGITVKTSTSVLKFEGDKRVTTAILSDGSRLNVDFVLIAVGVRPSTQFLEGSGIQLLPNGAIKVDEYMRTNIEGIFAAGDCASVYFKLNGKTMYMPLGSTANKMGRIAGENATGGSMKFSGILATSIFKVFDLTVAQTGYTEKMAQQDGIEYEVGHVTKPHITTAYPGAEKMTIKAIAELSSRKIIGAQIIGTKGVDKRIDILATAIFAGLTTDHLFQLDLAYAPPFSSAKDPVHYVGMVMSNFLDKRKFNCTQEKLLEKMQKGEDFVVLDVRTPDQYKIKHIKGAVNIPLEMLQEKMNLLPKDKQIIVYCNSGVSSNIAQNILQQNGFRKVYNLSGGILNVTLEQLLERNTSDSSPSSPDL from the coding sequence ATGAAGTATATAGTGATTGGTGCTGTTGCAGGTGGGATGACAGCTGCAATGAAAATAAGACGAAATGATGACAAAGCTGAAATTATTGTATATGACAAAGACACTGACATATCATATTCTGGTTGTTCTCTTACGTACTATATTTCAGGTGTGATAGATAACAGGAAAAACATTGTTCCAAGAGATAGCCAATATTTTAAAAAGTTTAATGTTGATGTAAAAACAGCTCATGAGGTTTTAAAAGTTGACACGCAAAATAAGAAGGTGATTGTCAAGGATTTAACTACTGGTAATACCTTTGAAGATGGTTTCGACAAGTTAATTATTGCAACAGGAGCACATCCTGTAGTGCCTAAAATTGATGGCATAGAGCTTGAGGGCATATTTGTCCTTCGAAATGTCAAGGATGCAGATAGAATAAAAGAGTTTATAAACACTTATTTTCCCAAGAAAGCCTTGATAGTTGGTGGTGGGTACATTGGACTTGAAATGGCAGAAGCTTTGAAGGTTTTGGGGATAGATGTTGTTATCATAGAAAAACAAGAAAATATCCTTCCAAACTTGGATAGTGACATGGCAAGGCTTGTTGAGAACTATCTTAAAGAGAAAGGAATTACAGTGAAAACCAGCACATCTGTGTTGAAGTTTGAAGGTGATAAGAGAGTAACAACGGCTATTTTGAGTGATGGTTCAAGATTGAATGTAGACTTTGTGTTAATTGCTGTTGGGGTAAGACCTTCTACCCAGTTTTTAGAAGGAAGTGGCATACAGCTTTTACCAAATGGAGCTATTAAGGTTGATGAGTATATGAGAACTAATATTGAAGGAATCTTTGCAGCAGGTGACTGTGCTTCTGTGTATTTTAAGCTAAATGGTAAAACTATGTATATGCCACTTGGTTCAACTGCAAACAAGATGGGAAGAATAGCTGGTGAAAATGCAACAGGTGGTAGCATGAAGTTCAGTGGCATTTTGGCAACATCAATTTTCAAAGTTTTTGACCTTACAGTTGCACAAACAGGTTACACAGAAAAGATGGCACAGCAGGATGGGATTGAATATGAAGTTGGGCACGTTACAAAACCGCATATAACAACAGCATATCCTGGAGCTGAGAAAATGACTATAAAAGCAATTGCAGAACTCAGTTCACGAAAAATTATAGGTGCTCAAATTATTGGCACAAAAGGAGTTGACAAAAGAATAGACATTTTGGCAACAGCTATCTTTGCAGGGCTTACAACAGACCATCTTTTCCAGCTTGATTTGGCTTATGCACCGCCATTTTCGTCTGCAAAAGACCCTGTTCACTATGTTGGCATGGTTATGTCAAACTTTCTTGACAAGAGAAAATTTAATTGTACGCAGGAAAAGCTTTTGGAAAAGATGCAAAAAGGAGAAGATTTTGTTGTTCTGGATGTTCGAACACCTGATCAGTATAAAATCAAGCATATAAAGGGTGCTGTAAATATTCCTCTTGAGATGCTGCAAGAAAAAATGAATCTGCTTCCAAAAGACAAGCAGATAATTGTATACTGCAACAGTGGGGTAAGTTCAAATATTGCCCAAAATATCCTTCAGCAGAATGGGTTTAGAAAGGTTTATAACCTTTCAGGCGGTATTTTGAACGTGACTTTAGAGCAGCTGCTTGAAAGAAATACCTCAGACTCTTCTCCTTCTTCTCCAGACCTTTAA
- a CDS encoding DedA family protein — MIEFLKYMIDNFGLWGIFLILAIEGLGIPFPTQIAYLGAVALLNSRKFTLFTLIMVIALGNLCGNVAVNLLLRSGRKKIISLFERLLRIKKETLESVNNFFVKYGIFAVPIARIIGVPRTPVIFLAGISKMNFYEYIISSFIGNTIWATFYVYFYWYGFNFFKFLYKKDIFLFWLAILVLVCIVIIAWIIFLKVWRRRRRV, encoded by the coding sequence ATGATTGAATTTTTGAAATACATGATTGACAATTTTGGACTTTGGGGAATATTTTTGATATTGGCAATAGAAGGGCTTGGGATTCCTTTCCCAACACAGATTGCTTACCTTGGCGCAGTAGCACTTTTAAACTCACGCAAATTCACTCTTTTTACATTGATAATGGTAATAGCATTAGGAAATCTTTGTGGAAATGTTGCTGTGAACCTTCTTCTCAGAAGTGGCAGAAAGAAAATAATCAGCCTTTTTGAAAGGCTTTTGAGAATAAAAAAAGAGACGCTTGAGAGCGTCAATAACTTTTTTGTAAAGTATGGAATATTTGCTGTACCAATAGCAAGAATAATAGGAGTTCCACGCACCCCCGTTATTTTCTTGGCAGGAATTAGTAAAATGAATTTCTATGAATATATCATTTCTTCTTTTATTGGAAATACCATCTGGGCAACATTCTATGTGTACTTTTACTGGTACGGATTTAACTTCTTTAAATTCCTTTACAAAAAAGATATATTCCTTTTTTGGCTTGCCATTTTGGTGCTGGTTTGCATTGTGATAATAGCATGGATAATATTTTTAAAGGTCTGGAGAAGAAGGAGAAGAGTCTGA